The genomic DNA gaccatcaccatgtgtgccatacgacctctgcagctcgactggtcttcaacttaccaaagttctcccacactacaccactcctccgctcccttcactggcttcctgtagctgctcgcatccgcttcaagaatCTAGTGCTTGTGTTCCATGTTACAAACGGAtctggtccagcctacatccaggacaggATCAAAACCTAccccccagcccgcccactccgctctgcatcgatAAACCGGcgtgctgccccctcactgagaggatcgcagaggcgtTCACCAAACTCACGACTGTTCGCTGTCCTAGCTCCGGAATGATGGAACGAGCTTATCGTCCACATACGGACAACAggaagcctccacatcttccactgtcgactaaaaacaaatgtcttttgaCCTCGACtgacctcgactaagacgacgacaacacaaacaaacaaaacaaacaaacaaacaaagaactatacatcgcacttatgacaagcactttatagtttggcttacctgaagctcttacttacttctcgCTCTTGTTTGtacataaatgtttaaatgcacttattgtacgtcactttggataaaagcgactgctaaatgacatgtaatgtaacatgtaatgtaacatgtaatgtaacatgtaaacataattgtattgatttttttatgtctAGTCAGCAATCTCAACTCTTCACAGCTTACGTCAGTGgcgagtgttttattttgtaaaaaaaacaacctttactTCCTCTTGTTGCGTTACTCGTGTGTTTACCTTGACGAGGCTAGCTGTTAACATACTAGCTGAGCTTCATGAAGCAGACGCATCTTGTCAGCACACTGGGTTGCCAGGTTCTGCTCTCCTCGTCCCGGAAATTTAAAACCTCCATCGAAGAAACACCAAAATAAGAGCAGCCGGGAAAAATACACAACCTGGCAACCAGCGAGGTCGCTGACGTTACATAAGCAACCGCGCACGCGCAGATAGGAGTTCCGCTTGTGAGGGTTGATTTCATTTTGGTGAGAATTGTTTAGATGTTCGCTTTTGTGTGCGCGCGTATCAGTCCTTTGGTCTTCCCGCAGGGGGCAGCACTGAGCCTCACTCGTTAGAAGAAGAAGcaccgtagaagaagaacagaCCCGGAAGTGCTGCTGTCAGACGTCACCGGACCGGAGCCGGTGAGTGAGTCGCGTTTTCCCGGTTAAACGAACGTTTTCCTCTCGTTTCCTCCGCGCGGTTTTAACGCAGACGGTCGCGGCTCCGCGCTGCGTCAGCACCGGGCACAGCTGCGTCTTTCCGGTCACAGTCggcgctgctgccgccgccgcacAACCAGAAGGTCAAGCTAATGCTACATTAGCCGCATGGCGGGGGAGCGCTTTTGGTTTCACATGAAACTTTGGTTTTAAGGTGACGATGTTCTTTTAGATTAGGAGGGAGGAACGAGGGTAGGAAataaggagggagggaagagggTAGGAAATAAGGGGTAAGAGGTAAGAAGAGACAGGTGAAGAAGGATGGAAGAAAAGTTGTTaaatgaatgaaggaaggaTGGACAGATGAAGGTAAACTAGTGAAGGAATAAAGTAAGTAATGGAGGAAGGAAGAGAAGGATTTAGGTAAGGAAACAAGATGGAAGGACATTAGAAATGTGGTAGAATTAAGGAACCAAGGGAGAAGAAGGCACAGTATGTTGTCAATGTGTTgtttaatatgttgttgttgttgtcttctgcagcctgttgttgtttgtttgtttatttacctACCATGGTGTTGGGGGAGGTCCCTGCTGAGAACATGGCCCGCCCCCTGGGCAGGAACGAGGTCATCGGCCTCCTCTTCCGTCTCACCATCTTCGGCGCCGTCACCTACTTCACCATTAAGTGGATGGTGGACGCCATCGACCCTACCAGGAAGCAGAAGGTGGAGGCTCAGAAACAGGTGGGCGGAGTCTGTCATGTCAGGTGAAGATCATGTGACGTGCGGCAGCTCTGGAACTCAGACTTCGTTGTTGTTTCAGGCCGAGAAGTTGATGCGACAGATCGGCGTGAAGAACGTCAAACTGTCCGAGTACGAGATGAGCATCGCCGCTCACCTGGTCGACCCGCTCACCATGCAGGTAACCATGACGACCATCGCaacaccaccaaaacaaagCGCTGCAAACAGATAATGACCAGTCGctgatgacctttgacctcagatCACCTGGAGAGACATCGCAGGTCTGGACGAGGTCATCACCGAGTTAAAGGAGACGGTGATTTTACCTGTGCAGAAGAGACACCTGTTCCAGGGCTCCAGACTCCTGCAGCCGCCCAAAGGTCAGGGGGCGGGGCTACCTGCACACAGACGTGGGTGGGTGGGGTTAGAGAAGGTAAGAAGGAGGcatgaaagagaggaaggaaggttCGATGTTTAGGTTAGGAACGGTGACAGGGAAACGAGTAGGAATTGATGGATGTAAGGAAAAGAGGCAAGGTAGGAAGAAAGGgtggaaggaaagaaggaaaattAAATATGAGGCTAATTATGATGAAGAAAAGGAACCTAGGAGGCAAGAAGGCTGGACCTGTGAAGGAAGGTCGGCTAGGAATTTAGGTTGAGAAGCAAAGCAGAGCTAGTGAAGAAGGTAACGAAAAGGGAACCAGTGTAGGAAGAAAGATACAGAAGGATTaaggaaaggaagaaaggaTGGACAAGGTGAAGGAAGGTAAAGTAAGTGGGGGAAGTAAGAAAAGTAAGCATGATGGGATGGAAGGaaaggaggaggtgaagaaggaggaaagaaaagggaCACAGGAGAAGCAGAAAAAATGAAAGGATGCAGGGAGGATGGACAAGGTGAAAGGCCAGGACAAAGGAACCAGTGAAGGACTAAAGGGATGACAGAAGTAAAGGTTTTGATGTAGGTGAGGAAACgaggaaaaggtaagaaagAGTAGGAAGGGAATTAGGAGAGAAGATAGGCGATGAAGGAAAAGGGGAAAGTGATAAGGAAGAAAGTATGGAACTCATCccgttgtcatggtaacaggTGTTCTGCTGTATGGACCCCCTGGCTGCGGTAAAACACTGATCGCCAAGGCGACGGCCAAAGAGGCGGGGTTTCGTTTCATCAACCTGCAGCCGAGCACTTTGACGGACAAGTGGTACGGAGAGTCCCAGAAACTGGCCGCTGCCGTCTTCTCATTGGCTGTTAAACTGCAGCCGTCAATCATCTTCATCGACGAGatcggtacacacacacacacacacacacagctgtcagtcaAAGTGTGAGGGCGGGGCTAACGtttgaaaaacatgtcaaagttaaaataagcacTTTAGGCTGTATGTAAATGAGGAGGCGTGGTCTGAATGATGTCAGGGGGTGTATCAGTATTTCTCTGAccagcaggtgtgtgtctgtgtgtgcgtgtgtgtgcgtgcttgtgcgtgtgtgtgcgtgtgtgtgtgtgtagattcgTTCCTCAGAAGTCGCTCCAGCTCTGATCATGAAGCCACCGCCATGATGAAAGCTCAGTTCATGAGTCTGTGGGACGGACTGGACACTGATCATCACTGTCAGGTGACCAccatgatgatgacgatgatgatgatgatgatgaaggtgataagatgatgataataatgatgatgtctCAGGTGATCATCATGGGAGCCACTAACAGGCCTCAGGATCTGGACTCAGCGATCCTGAGGAGGATGCCCACGAGATTCCACATCAACCAACCGGTACGACTTGAggccgctcactctcccacaccaaagctcatagagaaaatcactgattttagatgaagggacacaggagctgctggtcctctgctgcctcgtgtggtcactttgtgtcactgagttaactCTGaaggaaatatttcaaatgctgaattcattaaaatccgacattagaacttagtgatgaggcagcagtgtgtgtgtgtgtgtgtgtgtgtgtgtgtgtgtgtgtgtgtgggagagtgagtggtttacaaacttcaatttaacagtgagatagaaacgcgatcatgtgacgtagataaagacacgatcatgtgacgtagataaagacacgatcatgtgacgtagataaagccgcgatcatgtgacgcaggtaaagacgtgatcatgtgacgtagataaagccgcgatcatgtgacgtagataaagacgtgatcatgtgacgtagataaagacacgatcatgtgacgtagataaagacacgatcatgtgacgtagataaagccgcgatcatgtgacgcaggtaaagacgtgatcatgtgacatagataaagacgcgatcatgtgacgtagataaagacacgatcatgtgacgtagacaaagacgtgatcatgtgacgtagataaagacgcgatcatgtgacgcagataaagacgcgatcatgtgacgcagacaaagacgcgatcatgtgacgtagacaaagacgatcatgtgacatagataaagacgtgatcatgtgacgtagataaagacgcgatcatgtgacgcagataaagacgcgatcatgtgacgtagacaaagacgcggtcatgtgacgcagacaaagacgcgatcatgtgacgtagacaaagacgcgatcatgtgacgcagataaagacgcggtcatgtgacgtagacaaagacgcagtcatgtgacgcagacaaagacgcgatcatgtgacgtagacaaagacgcgatcatgtgacgtagacaaagacgcgatcatgtgacgtagacaaagacacgatcatgtgacgtagattaagacgatcatgtgacgtagattaagacgatcatgtgacgtggagaaagacgcgatcatgtgacgtagacaaagacgcgatcatgtgacgtagacaaaggcgcgatcacgtgacgtagataaagacgcgatcacgtgacgtagataaagacgcgatcacgtgacgtagataaagacacgatcatgtgacagataaagacgctatcatgtgacgtagataaagacgatcatgtgacgtagataaagacatgatcatgtgacgatcatgtgatgtagacaaagacgcgatcatgtgacgtggacaaagacgcgatcatgtgacgtagacaaagacacgatcatgtgacgtagattaagacgatcatgtgacgtagagaaagacgcgatcatgtgacgtagacaaagacgcgatcatgtgacgtagacaaaggcgcgatcacgtgacgtagataaagacgcgatcacgtgacgtagataaagacacgatcatgtgacagATAAAGACGCTATCATgcgacgtagataaagacgatcatgtgacgtagacaaagacgtgatcatgtgacgcagataaagacgtgatcatgtgacgcagataaagacgtgatcatgtgacgtagacaaagacgatcatgtgacgtagacaaagacgcgatcatgtgacgtagacaaagccgcgatcatgtgacgtagacaaagccgcgatcatgtgacctagataaagacgcgatcatgtgacgcagataaagacgcgatcatgtgacgtagataaagccgcgatcatgtgacgcagataaagacgttcATGTgccgtagataaagacgcgatcatgtgacgtagacaaagacgcgatcatgtgacgtagacaaagacgcgatcatgtgacgtagacgaagccgcgatcatgtgacgtagacgaagccgcgatcatgtgacgcagataaagacgatcatgtgacgtagataaagacgcgatcatgtgacgtagataaagacgcgatcatgtgacgtagataaagacaatcatgtgacgtagacaaagacgtgatcatgtgacgtagacaaagacgcgatcatgtgacgtagataaagacgcgatcatgtgacgcagataaagacgatcatgtgacgtagataaagacgcgatcatgtgacgtagataaagacacgatcatgtgacagATAAAGACGCTATCATgcgacgtagataaagacgatcatgtgacgtagacaaagacgtgatcatgtgacgcagataaagacgtgatcatgtgacgcagataaaggcgtgatcatgtgacgtagacaaagacgatcatgtgacgtagacaaagacgcgatcatgtgacgtagacaaagccgcgatcatgtgacgtagacaaagccgcgatcatgtgacctagataaagacgcgaccatgtgacgcagataaagacgttcATGTgccgtagataaagacgcgatcatgtgacgtagacaaagacgcgatcatgtgacgtagacaaagacgagatcatgtgacgtagacaaagacgcgatcatgtgacgtagacgaagccgcgatcatgtgacgtagacgaagccgcgatcatgtgacgcagataaagacgatcatgtgacgtagataaagacgcgatcatgtgacgtagataaagacaatcatgtgacgcagacaaagacgtgatcatgtgacgtagacaaagacgcgatcatgtgacgtagataaagacgcgatcatgtgacgcagataaagacgatcatgtgacgtagataaagacgcgatcatgtgacgtagataaagacaatcatgtgacg from Solea solea chromosome 21, fSolSol10.1, whole genome shotgun sequence includes the following:
- the atad1b gene encoding outer mitochondrial transmembrane helix translocase — encoded protein: MVLGEVPAENMARPLGRNEVIGLLFRLTIFGAVTYFTIKWMVDAIDPTRKQKVEAQKQAEKLMRQIGVKNVKLSEYEMSIAAHLVDPLTMQITWRDIAGLDEVITELKETVILPVQKRHLFQGSRLLQPPKGVLLYGPPGCGKTLIAKATAKEAGFRFINLQPSTLTDKWYGESQKLAAAVFSLAVKLQPSIIFIDEIDSFLRSRSSSDHEATAMMKAQFMSLWDGLDTDHHCQVIIMGATNRPQDLDSAILRRMPTRFHINQPSVQQREQILRLILEHESVDSSVSLDTVAKETDGFSGSDLREMCRDAALLCVRDFVHTQDDSDDVIRPIHQSDLQRAISKMKKSKSAGGHSVLLHAALD